A region of the Gammaproteobacteria bacterium genome:
AGCACGATAGGCCGGGCCAAAGCAAAATCCGGGCACCCCCTCGCACGCGGTTGACCAGTCTGCGCCGTCAGGCGAGCATGAGGCGCTCGCCCTTGGGCTCCGGGACAGGCCTCCCCAACTCCCGCGCCCGGTCGATCCAGAACTGCATCGCTTCCTTGATGTTGCCGAGCGCAGTCTCTTGGTCGGCACCGTGCGCCATGCACCCGGGCAACTCCGGCACCTCCGCAACGAACGCCTCGTCCTCGTTACTCCAGTAGAGGATGATCTCGTATTTGAACATCAGTCCGCTCCCAGCTTGTACTTGAGGATCAACCGCCGAACCTGCCTCACCTGGTAGGGCTTGGCATGGCCGCCCCGCCTCTGGAGGTTGACGATCTCCACGACCCCTTCCTTGTCGAATAGGTGGTGGCTGCCGCGCACGCGCTCGTCGAATCCAAGATACCGCATCAGCGCCCGAAGTTCATCGAATCGGATGTTCGCGTCCGAGCGGCCCCCGAGGATGGTCCGGACCAGCCGCTCGCGGCGACTCATGGGTTAGCTGCCCCTACCGGCATGTAGACTCCCCGGGGGATGCGCGGGAGCCGATCCGAGCGCACGAGGCGGGATAGCGACCGGACCACCGCGGCGCGGTCGCCGAGGTGCAGCAGGTCGTCCCCCCGTAACGGCGTGGCCTCGGCATGCTCCATGGATCCGCCCAAGGCAGGCTGTATCATCGCGTTCGCGTTCTCCGTCGCAAGTCGAAGCGGTCCAATCAATATATGGGGAGTCCGCACTGTAGCGACTCTCGGGAGCGAACGGCCCGGCCCCCGCCCGCCGCCATGTGTCCCTGCCCACGATGTACGACGGACCAACCCGTCTCTCCGGTCCTCCCTTCCGGCCATTCCGGCCATGTTCCGCCCCACCGGGGCCGACCGTGTGGCCGAGCTTCCCATGGCGCTTCTGGAGTTCCAACGGGGGTGTTTCGCCGCCCCATTGGCGGAGCCTTCCGAAGAGCCTGACCCAACATGACCCATCATGATACCCCATAACCACTTAGCCGATCTATCAGCAGTTGACGCTCTTGAAAACACGCATTCACCGTTATGGGCATCGACGCAGAAGAAACGGCGGTCATGGCAACGCTGGAGGAGCTATTCAAA
Encoded here:
- a CDS encoding type II toxin-antitoxin system HicA family toxin, with amino-acid sequence MSRRERLVRTILGGRSDANIRFDELRALMRYLGFDERVRGSHHLFDKEGVVEIVNLQRRGGHAKPYQVRQVRRLILKYKLGAD
- a CDS encoding type II toxin-antitoxin system HicB family antitoxin; the encoded protein is MFKYEIILYWSNEDEAFVAEVPELPGCMAHGADQETALGNIKEAMQFWIDRARELGRPVPEPKGERLMLA